The following nucleotide sequence is from Glycine max cultivar Williams 82 chromosome 9, Glycine_max_v4.0, whole genome shotgun sequence.
GAAAAATTACAGTGAAAGAACTCAAGCTTTGTTGACAAGTGCTGCATATGTTCATTTAAAAAGTCTTCACTTTTCCAAGCACACCAGGAACCTCCCACCAGCAAGCAGGGCTATTTTGCTATCTGGTCCAGCAGGTATACTTAGCAAGAATTTAACCTGTCCTGCAGaaaccttttttaattttaagttggTTTGACTAATActatttacttatatattttgaagAACCTTACCAGCAAATGCTTGCCAAAGCTTTAGCACATTACTTTGAATCAAAGTTGCTGTTATTAGATATTACTGACTTTTCTGTGAAGGTAACTTTTAATGGCTTCtcattttctttgatttatCTGGTCACGTACATATATTCTGACCTTTTACGTTTTCCCTTTTACAGTTGCAGAATAAATTTGGATGTTCTAGAAAAGAACCAGTAAGTTTACTCTGCACCATTCTGTCATTCTTGACATGATGAAAATGCAACTTGTTGGCTTCATTTCATATTTACTTTAAACAAGAACAATGAAATCATGTAATTGTTTGTTCATAGTGATATTTTTGTGACTTATTTGCTTCTGTTCATATAGTCTTTCAAAAGGTCAATATCCGAGGTAACTCTGGAGAGAATGTCTGGTTTGTTTGGTTCCTTTTCAATGATTTCTTCAACAGGAGAAACAAGAGGTACTAAAGAAAATAACTGTCAACTTTTaaagtatgaaattttttattctataattacCTGTTATAGAGTTTGGTAGTTGAAGACTTCAAGATATGAAAGATTTTATAATGCATGTATTGCTCTGACATCTGGTAattggttttgtttttaatgttaGTATCACAGACAGTGATCATAGTTTGACATCGTGAATGGTTGTGAAGGCTCCATATTATCTCTTTCTAGAATTTGTATTGATTGATACCCATATTGACCTTTATCTATACGCCGCTAACTTAATATAAAGACTGTTactttattgattttgattgataatttcttttgaaGGAATTCTGCGTCAACAAAGCAGTGCATTTGTAAGTTCCAATCCTCCAAAGCTTAGGAGGAATGCCTCTGCTTCATCTGATATAAGTAGCACTTCTTCCCAATGTGGTCCAACATTTCCAGGTTATACTTTAGAGCTATAGGTTATATAGGTTACCTTATTAAGAAAGTATGGGGTTGCTAATCTAACTCAGATTAATTTGAACATCTACTTTTTATTCTGTTGTGTACCCTGTAAGCTTCTTTTCAACGTACTGCTTTAAATAGTAAACTAACCAGTCAATCTGTTAGTTCATCTTTAAAGATGAAGGGTATTGATACTATTTTCCAGGATGTTTATAGAAGTTTTGAACTAGTGTTAACAAGAACTAATCTGATACATGAAAATCCatattatgaatttatgattaTTCTGCAAACTCTAGGAGGAAAATAGTCTTCTCTACAAATTTCTTGTTTAAACTATGGTAAATGTCATGCAGCTAAATGCTTGATGCCTTGTCTTGTTGTCACTAATGCATGAAATATTAATGTTCTCCTCCAACATTTTGCTCATTTCTTTGAATTATGTTTTCAGCTCCTTTAAAGCGCACAAGTAGCTTGTGTTTTGATGAAAAGCTCTTTGTGCAGTCACTTTACAAGGTGATTTAATAACTGAAAACGTATTTTAGAAGTTCTTATTTAAATTGCATCTAACGACAACCTTTTTGGCAGCATCTACGTGAGATGAGTATAACAAATTTGTCACATGGCTATCTTCAAGTAGAGTTTTTACACTAACAAGATCATTGTAATTTTTGCAGCTTTTGGTTTTTATCACAGAAACTAGTTCCATCATTTTATACATCAGGGATGTTGAGAAGCTCGTTCTCCAATCACCAAGGTTATATAATTTACtacaaaaaatgataaagaaacTATCAGGTTCAGTGTTGATCCTTGGTTCCCAGATATTAGATTCAGAAGATGATTGCAAAGAAGTTGATGAAAGGTTCTCTGCACTATTCCCCTACAACATTGAGATCAAAGCTCCTGAAGATGAAACTCATCTTGGCAGTTGGAAAGGCCAACTGGAAAAGGACATGAAAGATATTCAGTTCCAAGATAATAGAAACCACATTGCTGAAGTACTTGCAGCAAATGACATTGATTGTGATGACTTGAACTCAATCTGCCATGGAGACACTATCTTACTCAGTAATTATATTGAAGAAATTGTAGTATCTGCATTATCTTACCATTTGATGAATACCAAGGATCCGGAATACCGAAATGGAAAGCTAGTTATATCAGCCAATAGGTAAATATCTTGTCCAATGACTATGTAAGCAATTGTTTACATGACAAGATTTTATAGTTACTGATCTTGGATGTGAACAGTTTGTCCCATGGATTGAGTCTGTTCCAGGAAGGCAAGAGTAGTGGGAATCTGAAGACTAATGAATCTAACAAGGTATGCTTGTTTTCATCTATTTATCAGCACAGGAATAGTGGATAAGCACAAGGAAAAAACAATGGTGTAGAGTGCCTAtcattatatacatatatattcagtttttattaattgatgtgTATTCTGTTAAATTAGGAAAATGCTGGAGAAGATATTACTGGTGCAAAGAATGAAGTGAAGTGTGACAACCAAGCACCTGAAAACAAGAGTGAGACAGAGAAATCCATACCAGTAACGAAGAAAGATGGCGAAAATCCTACACCTGCAAAAGCTGTAAGATAAATTTTCTTAGCACTTAGGCTAAGACTGTAAAATGCTTTTTAATCTTACCTGCTTATCAAATTCTACCCATGTAGTAATGGAGATAAGAAACAATAAATGAATAGGAAATTAGCTGTTTTATACATGGAAATTGGTACACTATAGTCAACATTTTGCTAGCCATGTAACTGAAGCTGTGTGATATAAATTCTAAACTTATTTCCTTTTACTTTGCCCCCTTTTTTGTGTTACTATATACTAATTGCTTGCTTGCAGGAAGTTCCTGACAACGAGTTTGAGAAGCGCATAAGACCAGAGGTTATCCCTGCAAATGAGATAGGGGTTACATTTGCAGATATTGGTGCGTTGGATGAGATTAAAGAATCACTTCAAGAGCTGGTAATGCTTCCCCTTAGAAGGCCAGACCTCTTCAAAGGTGGGCTTCTGAAGCCATGTAGAGGTATATTGCTTTTTGGGCCTCCTGGTACTGGAAAAACAATGCTAGCAAAGGCAATTGCAAATGAAGCTGGTGCAAGTTTCATCAATGTCTCAATGTCAACCATCACATCAAAATGGTTTGGAGAGGATGAAAAGAACGTCCGAGCTCTGTTCACACTGGCAGCTAAGGTTGCCCCAACAATTATCTTTGTTGACGAGGTTGACAGTATGCTTGGACAGAGGACTAGAGTAGGAGAGCATGAGGCCATGAGgaagattaaaaatgaattcaTGACACACTGGGATGGGCTATTAACTGGACCTAATGAGCAAATTTTGGTTCTCGCAGCAACCAACAGGCCATTTGACCTTGATGAAGCTATCATAAGACGGTTTGAGCGCAGGTAGGACTACACCTTTGTCTTATTGTTTCCAAGATCATGTGTTGCTTCTATTCAGCCACAACATTTTTGTCATCAAAGACTGCATTTTCTCTATCATTATGATGAGCAAATGTGTGtccataagaaaaaaagaaaattcataacAAGTGGTCATTTCATCAATTTCCTTTTGAGGTGTCCAACAGTTCCTGCCTCTTTGGCATTTAAATTGTCCACAAATTGAGTCTATCAGATGTCATTTATGGATACAATAAGATCAAGTGTTGTTTTCAACTGTGCAATATCAATATTCAATGCTTTTCAGTTCAATTATTATTGCTCTTGTAACTTGTGCATCATAACTCTTTTACCTTTATATTGTTGAGCAGGATCTTGGTTGGTCTTCCATCTGTTGAGAACAGGGAAATGATCTTGAAGA
It contains:
- the LOC100804099 gene encoding uncharacterized protein — translated: MEQKHVLLSALSVGVGLGVGLGLSSGQKWIGGNRDSDELSVELIVQELKNLVVEGRSSNVTFEDFPYYLSERTQALLTSAAYVHLKSLHFSKHTRNLPPASRAILLSGPAEPYQQMLAKALAHYFESKLLLLDITDFSVKLQNKFGCSRKEPSFKRSISEVTLERMSGLFGSFSMISSTGETRGILRQQSSAFVSSNPPKLRRNASASSDISSTSSQCGPTFPAPLKRTSSLCFDEKLFVQSLYKLLVFITETSSIILYIRDVEKLVLQSPRLYNLLQKMIKKLSGSVLILGSQILDSEDDCKEVDERFSALFPYNIEIKAPEDETHLGSWKGQLEKDMKDIQFQDNRNHIAEVLAANDIDCDDLNSICHGDTILLSNYIEEIVVSALSYHLMNTKDPEYRNGKLVISANSLSHGLSLFQEGKSSGNLKTNESNKENAGEDITGAKNEVKCDNQAPENKSETEKSIPVTKKDGENPTPAKAEVPDNEFEKRIRPEVIPANEIGVTFADIGALDEIKESLQELVMLPLRRPDLFKGGLLKPCRGILLFGPPGTGKTMLAKAIANEAGASFINVSMSTITSKWFGEDEKNVRALFTLAAKVAPTIIFVDEVDSMLGQRTRVGEHEAMRKIKNEFMTHWDGLLTGPNEQILVLAATNRPFDLDEAIIRRFERRILVGLPSVENREMILKTLLAKEKHENLDFKELATMTEGYTGSDLKNLCITAAYRPVRELIQQERLKDMEKKKREAEGQSSEDASNNKDKEEQEITLRPLNMEDMRQAKSQVAASFASEGSVMNELKQWNDLYGEGGSRKKQQLTYFL